The Microbacterium sp. KUDC0406 genome includes a window with the following:
- a CDS encoding WecB/TagA/CpsF family glycosyltransferase → MSTDEADASMRVSMAGGRLSGVPTVRIAGTEVHLVREEEAVDIIAASAGGPGAGQLAVISINLDHFHHFRAGDRSSAGAPEHFNLIDGAPVAAQAGRMTGAKHPRLAGSDLIDGILDRASVERLSIGVIGGSDEVTAPLRARLAADWPGIRFAGHWTPSREDLTDHDAQRALAERIRSAHVDVLLVCLGKPRQEHWIDEYAQFTGARVLLAFGAVVDFLAGRVSRAPAWIAGAGFEWAWRLLREPRRLARRYLVQGPPAYLAVRRSSRGGRHD, encoded by the coding sequence GTGAGCACTGACGAAGCGGACGCGAGCATGCGCGTCTCCATGGCGGGGGGCCGGCTGTCGGGTGTGCCGACCGTGCGGATCGCAGGCACCGAGGTGCATCTCGTGCGCGAGGAGGAGGCGGTCGACATCATCGCCGCGTCCGCCGGTGGACCCGGCGCCGGGCAGCTCGCGGTGATCTCGATCAACCTCGATCACTTCCACCATTTCCGCGCCGGCGACCGTTCCAGCGCCGGCGCACCCGAGCACTTCAACCTGATCGACGGAGCGCCGGTCGCGGCGCAGGCCGGGCGCATGACCGGTGCGAAGCACCCCCGCCTGGCGGGCAGCGACCTCATCGACGGCATCCTCGATCGGGCATCCGTCGAGCGTCTCTCGATCGGGGTCATCGGAGGGAGCGACGAGGTCACCGCGCCGCTGCGTGCGCGCCTCGCCGCCGACTGGCCCGGCATCCGTTTCGCGGGGCACTGGACTCCGTCGCGGGAGGATCTCACCGATCACGACGCGCAGCGCGCGCTCGCGGAGCGGATCCGCTCCGCGCACGTCGACGTGCTGCTGGTGTGCCTCGGCAAGCCGCGCCAGGAGCACTGGATCGACGAGTACGCGCAGTTCACCGGTGCACGTGTGCTGCTCGCGTTCGGCGCCGTGGTCGACTTCCTCGCCGGCCGCGTGAGTCGCGCCCCCGCGTGGATCGCCGGAGCGGGATTCGAGTGGGCCTGGCGGCTGCTGCGTGAGCCGCGCCGCCTCGCCCGCCGCTATCTCGTGCAGGGCCCGCCGGCATACCTCGCCGTGCGCCGCTCGTCTCGGGGAGGACGACATGACTGA
- a CDS encoding MFS transporter yields the protein MYISFSNKPKGADTPDEADAPPRRGRRTVSSTVVAFGIVSMLTDISSESITAVLPLYVTSFLGMSMIAFGFLDGLYQGVSALVRIAGGYTSDRLDQPKWVAFVGYAIAAIARVGLLFVSGLGSLTAVITADRIGKGIRTAPRDAVITASSDPDNLGASFGVHRTLDNIGAAVGPLLAFFILLLIPDGYGAIFVASLAFAMIGVTILGLFVPNVRTRPRVEGSKGETIARPKFDWKVVTSGPMRRVLAAAGILGLLTIGDGFVYLILQDRSDFAAQWFPLLYVGTNVAFLAFAIPLGRLSDRIGRARVFVFGHVGLLGAYLIAASPIADIAATLLCLLCLGAFYAATDGVLAALAAQLTTPETHGTGIAAAQTVVAVSRFLSAAGFGILWFAIGRETSMLIVSALLLVAIPLIALLLRPYLSRPRPSIPTAAS from the coding sequence ATGTACATCTCGTTCTCGAACAAGCCCAAAGGCGCAGACACGCCCGACGAGGCGGATGCTCCGCCACGACGCGGGCGGCGCACCGTCTCATCGACGGTCGTGGCGTTCGGCATCGTGTCGATGCTCACCGACATCTCGTCGGAGTCGATCACCGCGGTGCTGCCGCTGTACGTGACCTCGTTCCTGGGCATGTCGATGATCGCGTTCGGCTTCCTGGACGGGCTCTACCAGGGCGTCAGCGCGCTGGTGCGCATCGCGGGCGGGTACACCTCCGACCGGCTGGATCAGCCGAAGTGGGTCGCGTTCGTCGGGTACGCGATCGCGGCGATCGCCCGCGTGGGATTGTTGTTCGTCTCGGGGCTCGGCTCGCTGACCGCGGTGATCACCGCCGACAGGATCGGCAAGGGCATCCGGACCGCGCCGAGGGACGCTGTGATCACGGCCTCATCGGACCCCGACAACCTGGGTGCTTCATTCGGTGTGCACCGCACGCTCGACAACATCGGGGCGGCTGTCGGACCGTTGCTGGCGTTCTTCATCCTGCTGCTCATTCCGGACGGGTACGGAGCGATCTTCGTCGCCTCGCTGGCCTTCGCGATGATCGGCGTGACGATCCTCGGCCTGTTCGTGCCGAACGTGCGCACCCGGCCCCGCGTCGAGGGATCGAAGGGCGAGACGATCGCCCGCCCGAAGTTCGACTGGAAGGTCGTGACCTCGGGCCCCATGCGGCGCGTGCTCGCGGCCGCCGGCATCCTGGGTCTGCTGACGATCGGCGACGGGTTCGTGTACCTGATCCTGCAGGATCGCAGTGACTTTGCGGCGCAGTGGTTCCCGCTGCTGTATGTGGGCACGAACGTCGCCTTCCTGGCATTCGCGATCCCGCTCGGCCGGCTGTCGGACCGGATCGGCCGGGCGCGCGTGTTCGTGTTCGGGCATGTCGGGCTGCTCGGTGCGTATCTGATCGCCGCGTCGCCGATAGCCGACATCGCGGCCACGCTGCTGTGCCTGCTGTGTCTCGGGGCGTTCTACGCCGCCACGGACGGCGTGCTCGCGGCTCTCGCGGCTCAACTGACCACACCTGAGACGCACGGCACAGGCATCGCTGCGGCGCAGACCGTCGTGGCTGTGAGCAGGTTCCTCTCGGCGGCGGGATTCGGCATCCTGTGGTTCGCGATCGGACGTGAGACGTCGATGCTGATCGTGTCGGCACTGCTGCTGGTGGCGATCCCGCTGATCGCCTTGCTGCTGCGCCCGTATCTGTCCCGGCCGCGCCCTTCGATCCCGACGGCGGCCTCGTGA